The genomic region TGAGATTGGTCtgtacagagagagacagaggcctggaggaggcagcagctgcTCGGGGCGCACAGCGGAGCCTCTCAGCGGCTGAAGGCGCAGACAGTCCCCGACAGAGAGCGCGGACCTGCCGCCAGCATGACTGCAGACGTGGCGGTGTCTCTGGTGCTGATCGCGGGGATCGTCGCACTGAGCGACGCGACCCGCAGGTTGCTGACCAGGGCCCTCGCGGACACCGAGCTCTCCGTGTACGCGGTGGAGCTCGTGTCCACCTTCCAGCTGTGCTGCTGCACGCACGAGCTCAGGCTGCTGTCAGAGGTGGGCGGGATCGAGCCTCGACTCGCGCTCACCTTGACGTACCTGGCAGCCGTGATCCACGGGCTCACCTTCAGCGGGGCCATCGGCAACCCCTCCGGTGCGCTCGAGCACGCGTACCACGCGAGGCTCTCGGGCTGGAGCGCTCTGCGGCGGATCGCGTGCCAGTTCGCTGCGGCTGCCGCCGCGCGAGCCGCTGTACCTGTGATCTGGGGTTTGGGTTTGTCGGGACTTCACGCGCGCCATAAGCTCCTCGGTTACCGGTGCATCAGCCCCATTCACGCGTCGCTGCCCAAGGCCGCCGTGGTGGAGCTCGCGTGCGCCTTTGCGGTTCAGACTGCTATCACGCACACGCGATCGGTGGAGGAGAAATACCGCGTGCACGCGGTGGCTGCAGCGATCGCAACAGTGGTGTACGCAGGTATGACGGCTCTGTGTTGTTTGTGATGACGTCATGTGAGTAATTGATCTGGTGACagtaataaccatcattaataaatgttattgtaGAGTTAATTAAACGTCAGGAGGAGCTCTGTGTAGATTCAGAGAAGAAACTCAgattcttaaaggagaactttggtcgatttaaacatgcagcttcattgctcaagctacccttgacttgccagtaccgaagacgccaacaaatttggtccagccattacagagctccgtgaacggagatgtagcattgaacgctaacagcatggggtcagaactttacactgtgttttaagcatcttaacatgctccacatctcacaccaaaagttatgcaacatcagcaggcaccttacaacacagcactgtagcgtgtatgactcaaaatgaataaaaaagtagttaaaacagtgtgtttgtgcaagcagccacacacctgtttgttgacatccgtgccttccggtagctagaccaaactagcatatccatcgagtgtgcacttaacaggcttaacaggctattgtaaggctcatggctcatgacaggctgtaacatggacatgtacattatgaacagaaacacgaaaatgctggaatacgtttccgtctccgccagtgagggagtaagtgcacgctcgacggattgactagtctggtctagctaccggaagacgccgatgtcaacaaacaggtaagtagctccttgcacaaacacactgttttaactacttttttattcattttgagtcatacacgctacagtgctgtgtgctaaggtgtctgctgatgtttcataacttttggtgtgagatgtggagcatgttaagatgcttaaaacactgTAAAGTTCTGaacccatgctgttagcgttcaatgctaagtcttcgatcacggagctctgtaatggttggaccaaatgtgtttgcgtcttcggtgctggcaagtcaagggtagcttgagcaatgaagctgcatgtttaaatcgaccgaagttctcctttaatattttcaatattGTTGAGGTAATAAAACAGTCAGCAGAAgttccccagaacactgaagctagaaaggtaaggtaaacaaggtaaaacagtataaactgtgttgttttattaGATTGTTtaggcagaggaaaaaaaaatcatccaatgaagatctttcagtctcattaaagctgcagtctggagttttgaggaAAAAAGTGGGCTTAGCCAGAATATCTGAATAGAGCACAGCTCCCGGGtcagtccttcttcctctctgccttctaagcccctcccacagaggagcctgcggtgcacgagcaggcttgtaaccatggtaacagaggacgccagataaccaagatggcccattaaaaaagacaacaacaacataagccctgattgttctatttctgaccaatacaactaaattacaatgacgagtgcctcatgcagatcactgtagagATCCTGAGTAACAATCTTGCTCACATCACTGTAGACAAAGTTACCAGCTCATCATCACCAGCACAaactgaagcatgagtaacttTATTTCTCTAAagcaattcaaccacttcagagcgtcctgaacacaaactaatcTTACTATAACTGCCCAATGGTCACTTAAAGACAGTTTTGcaaaccagtagccataaacacaaagctaaacaccagagttagcatacaagctaacaagctagatttagcaacaacctacgtagctcgactgcaacatcgtacgGTGATATGCGCTGttgtgagtattactgtaaccgccgccatcagagccttgtggttaaaacatagaaataaacatatttccaGCAGCGGTCCTcacctgtccagcagaaaagctgCTAACTCTGCGTCaatcttgagtccttacaaatctccctccacctctgaaattaCCAGATATTTATCCTAGTATCCACTattaataaccatcattaataaatccAGAGTAGAGTTAGATAAACATCAGGAGGAGCTCTGTGTAGTTtcagagaagaaattaaaactcagaatcttaatatttacaatattaatgaggtaataatacaaactcaggaaAAGAAGGTTCCCAGAACACTGAAGCtggaagggtggcagggtccgccacatatacaAGGGAAAACAGTAtcagatgttttctgtttgtgatgcaGACTACGTGAAATAACTGCAGCTAATTTATGCAAATGGAACGTGACACTGCTGCTCTGAGGAATGACAGTAAGATGACTTTCTGCAACACCCATCTGACACTCAATATACAAACTGGGcagaaacagtgtttgtgatgtgCATCAGTGAAGCCTTGTAACTGATGACAGAAGGTTTTCCTGAAAACATAGTGTTGCTGTCCAATCAAAACCACTCATCTCCAAAATGTGAACTTTTCATAAGCTAAGAAAGTTTATCAGCGACTAATCAAAAAACATCCTGCTCTCATTTCTTTCCTCACCCCTGGCCCTAATACTCCTCCGTATAAAGCAGccatgttttcagctttgtggcgatgcatttttcaggtgattcaGGGAGTTTGTTAAAGGTTTGTTTGGCTTCAGACATACGAGAACCGTCTCAGCTCATAAAGGAGCAACCCCTCCTTCAGTTtgatcaaacaaatcaaaaacaccACATTTGGAGATTACGTGGTTTTGACTGGACAGTGACAATATATTCTTCTGACCTGTATTCAAACATAAACATCCACCTGTAACATTTGAGTATCTTCAAGCTGTGGTACaatctgaccaatcacagctctgTTAACTGCTGTCAGAAGTCTGTCGTTAGTCATTTGTGAACAGGATGATAAAATCAAtgaactggtgtgtgtgtgtgtgtgtgtgtgtgtgtgtgtgtgtgtgtgtgtgtgtgtgtgtgtgtgtccaggtggcAGTGTGACAGGAGCAGTGTTCAACCCGGCGCTGGCCTTCTCCACACAGTTCCCCTGCAGTGGACACTCCTTCCTGGAGTACTGCCTGGTCTACTGGCTGGGCCCTCTGCTGGGTGAGACCCTCTGATGTTCACTGATATCAGGGTATCTGCAGCTCTCGAGAAGTCTTAAAAAGCACtgatgttaaaggagaacttcggtcgatttaaacatgcagctttattgctcaagctacccttgacttgccactaccgaagacgcgaacaaatttggtccagccattacagagctccgtgaacggagatgtagcattgaacgctaacagcatggggtcagaactttacactgtgtttttggcgtcttaacatgctccacatctcacaccaaaagttatacaacatcagcagacaccttagcacacagcactgtagtgtgtatgagtcaaactgaataaaaaagtagttaaaacagtgtgtttgtgcaaggagctacttacctgtttgttgacatccgtgtcttccggtagctagaccaaactagtcaatccgtcgagtgtgcacttaacaggcttaacaggctattgtaaggctcatggctcatgacaggctgtaacatggacatgtacattatgaacagaaacacgaaaattcTGGATTACGtctccgtctccgccagtgagggagtaagtgcacgctcgacggattgactagtttggtctagctaccggaagacacggatgtcaacaaacaggtaagtagctgcttgcacaaacacactgttttaactacttttttattcattttgagtcatacacgctacagtgctgtgttgtaaggtgcctgctgatgttgcataacttttggtgtgagatgtggagcatgttaagacgcttaaaacacagtgtaaagttctgaccccatgctgttagctgtcaatgctacatctccgttcacggagctctgtaatggctggaccaaatatgttcgcgtcttcggtactggcaagtcaagggtagcttgagcaatgaagctgcatgtttaaatcgaccgaagttctcctttaagttttatacaaaaatgaaaagttaaattTATGACGgtcttaaatgttttttctggtCTTATAAAACACCACTGTAGATCTActttatgttatgtttaaagTTATTTCAGTTTAGAGATAATTAAGCAAAATGTCTCTATCTTGATTCTAGTTTCTTGGAAATGTTCACTTCTACAGAACTCTATAATctcaatgttgtttttcttaatttatCTGCATTCCTGTGAATAACGTACGAACACAGATCGGGTTTGAGATTCAGGTTTGTGTTTTCCATTCAAcatgttgacagtgttgatacaaaTCTGAGAAGCTGCTTAAAGGTCAAGTTGTCGTGTCTCATTTCAACATGCGCTCTCTCACTCTGATGGCAGCCGGGAAAAGAACGTCAAATATCTTCCTAAAGTTCAGAAATGACATTTATTTGTTCTATCATTAAAGATTATACACGTAAATCTGGGTTCAAGCGATGAGTAGAAAGTAGCTCAGGCCCCCGCTACACTGTGAGGAAGTTTTAGTCCTCCGTCTTAAACAGTTTAGTTCATACACAGACGATAATGAATCACTTGTGCTCAgttggacaaaaacaaaacattagaaCATAATGACAAAATCATTTCCATTTATATTGTCACTCTTCACCAGCACATTCCAACGATTCTCAGTGGTTTTAAGTTCTGGACTCTGGTGGCCAAACCATGTTTGAAAATGATGCTTTGTGCTCCACTTTTTCACACTTTCACCTGACTAACTGAATCCACCCCAGATCATAATACTGCTCCTTTAGGCTTGAACAGtaggcactaggcatgatgggtgCATCACTTTATCCTCCTTTTCTTACCCTTATGCACCAATCACTCTGGAACAGGTTgaatctggactcatcagaccacattTTCCATCACTACAGAGTCCAGACTTTATGCTCCCCAGCAAACTGAagtctttttttctgacatttatttcccaaaatgatGTTTCACCACCTTCCTGGTTTTAATAATGTGTTTGCCATTTCTGAACACAATTTTAGTAGTTTTGGTATCTGcttagttgttgttgtttttttttgcttgatgCAGGCCAATAATTTGACCCTGCTGTAACAGAGTAACATTTTCCACAACCACAAGATATGTAGTGAAATTAACAAAGattattaacagaatgtgaagaaattgaTCTGAGCCCCCGCGTCTGGAtaactagctgcacagctaactagctatcgGCAATATCATTTGttatattgtacctttaaagtttaaaaagtgtTATCTGacctctcctcctgtcagtaAACGcctctggatcagagcagaataaATGAGACTCTGGGTGTTTACAGTCTGTCTCTCCACCCGGCTCTGATTTGTTTTGGTGGAGCATCCccaagctgcagaaatgttataTTGTGCATGTAAATCTGAATGTTTCCCCTCATTTCTTCTTCTACATTCTTGCTGTTGCAGGTACGATGGGCTCAGTGCTGCTGTTTGACAAACTCGTCCCTCTGCTGTGGAGAAAATCACCGTCTCTCCAGCTCCCCCTGGAGACCAAGAAGAGGGCATGAGGAAGAGGCATCGCCGGGCGACATGTGTGGAAGTCCTGAGGGactgttaaagggacagttcaccttAAAATCAAAAAAGCTAATTTGACCTCTTACTTGTGGTGATAAGTATCCATCTAGATTGATTCGGTGTGATGACAGTCAGCCTTCTCTCGGcttgttgacattttaaaaagtcaacaGCAATGTGTCCTGCCAAGATAAACCCACAGAGCTtcttgtgagcagtttcatgttggAACTAGGTGTGTTGAGGTGTACCAGTAACGACGATCAccatgatatttaaaaatgaaatattcacaTGGTGTTAACAATGCACATATGATGATATCACTGGAAATGATACATAGCCTCTTTGTTTATTGCcgttctctctttctcatgGAAGGTGGCGAGTTCTAACAAGGtgatgttttcacccgtgttcATTTGTTTGCTGGTTGGTTTCTGAGCGTATTTGCACGAAAACTACTggacagatttttaaaaagctttgaTGGAGGATCGTCTCAGCCAAGAATAGACACCATTTACATTTCCCGTTCAAACAGACAGATCCAGTTCACCATTTTGATTCATTATATTATGAAAGAGAATCATGCGCATTTAAGTGTCTGCTATTTATGAGTCAGGACAAAATAGGACTGTTTGGATTTGGCTGAGGTATGCACTCAGAGGACATTAATGTTGCACGAGCACGAGCTTCTGGTTCATGAGAAGATGGACGCTTCCTTCTGCGTGGTGATACGGTTGGTGGGTGTAGTTCGGCAgagagaaaatagttcctacatgaaactgctcccaacaaggtctgtggattatttgAGGTAACTGAGTCATGATTTCAGGAAAGACACACTGTtgaggcagacatctctacggaGGATATCTCCAAAAACTCttcaactcacaccaaaacaaacagcactacaagaggaaaatgtgttttgatttggggtgaattgttcctttaaCCTGCTGCTGAGTCCAGTCATCAGACACTAGCACAAGAAGAAGAACGCTGACGTGCACTTTTACTGTTCAGCCTGACACAAATGGACTGTGTGAGTTCACCTCAAGAAGAGCACACTAGAAGAGAAAACTGAAGACTTTAATTTAGTTGGTATTTTTTTAGAGCTCATTAATGGAACATCAAATTTTAGTTTAGACTTTACGAGTACGTTGTCGGACACTAAAAATCATTCCTTTAACTTCCTGTCGGTTTACACTCATCTgatttaaaacctttaaaaacctCAACACTCTTTTTTTGAGCCAGTATCACTTTATAActgtgaaaatgtcaaatatctgTCACTGGAATATCAACagttgtgtcttgttttgtgtgcATGATGTTCAGATTACAGCATGACATGAAATCATAACtgatttttaagaaaaattCAACATTTATTCACTTGTTTCTGGGAATTCAAGCACAGTTATTGTAGCTGCACTAATTTAAACTGagcacagtttttgtttttgtaataaaacCATTTAATAAGCTAATTCACTAATTAATCAGCTAGCATTTCTCTTCCAACAACATTCCAGAGCCGAGCACAGAGTCAGACTTGTACTGTACACAGATGTAACTGTGACTTCTCAGCCAACTGGAGGCAGATTAAACTGTGTGATCAATCACCTGAAATAAGATTGTTTGATTGGTTTATTGTTGTCTAAATGAAGCTCTGTGCGGGTGAAACGATTATTTGACTTGCtgatttacagaaaaataataatgaaaacatttttttttttttttttgccgtttcatgtttttttaatttgaggttttgctgcatttctgttttctgaaatgaacattttctgtgttttggactTTTGGTCCAACAAGAAAGTCAAATACTGGCCAAATATTTGACTTTTCATAACTGGAAATGATTGAAATTAGAAACAGATTCAACTATCAATCAATTATTTTAAGAGCTATTGACTTTTTATACAAATTAAAGCTATAAATTATTAATCTTTTTAACAGAAAATTAAGACTTATCATTTTTAATAGGAATTAAAACCATAAACTAAACtaataatcaatatttaattACACAAATGCTAATTGGTCTAAACAACTTATTTTTCATAGAAAATTAAAATTATAGAATAAACtataaatcaattattttaGTTGTAGTTtccaataaaaatgttttttttttttaacagaaattaAGTTTAAACAATTaacttttttaacaaaaaattcaaaacaagactgaactttatttttttcttaaaagtgAAAACTATAAAATAgtaatagaaaatgaaaatgatagaCTAAACTATTTATCAATCAGTATAAAAATAATTGATAGATTAATCCATGAAAATTTTAATCATTAGTTAATCATTAGCTGTGGGAACAATAAAGTAGATTACCACAtggttcttttgtttttgctatcAGAAAGCAACATAATCATTATTTTGGATTAAATTCTCTGAAGTTAAGCTTTTAAATCAACGttcatgataataaaaaacaaaaactcataCAAAAACTATGCATTTATTGACAATTTCATACAAAGACATGAACTCTCCACGGTGGGAAAATCAGATATTAAATTGGTCGTTAGGTacaaaacaataacatgaactcaagtgttttgtttttacagtcagCACCAGGAGCCGGGGCTGCATCTCAACAGTAGTTCAAATAAACTGGACAGATTAGAAGAGATGGAGACTACTGAGA from Sparus aurata chromosome 2, fSpaAur1.1, whole genome shotgun sequence harbors:
- the aqp11 gene encoding aquaporin-11, yielding MTADVAVSLVLIAGIVALSDATRRLLTRALADTELSVYAVELVSTFQLCCCTHELRLLSEVGGIEPRLALTLTYLAAVIHGLTFSGAIGNPSGALEHAYHARLSGWSALRRIACQFAAAAAARAAVPVIWGLGLSGLHARHKLLGYRCISPIHASLPKAAVVELACAFAVQTAITHTRSVEEKYRVHAVAAAIATVVYAGGSVTGAVFNPALAFSTQFPCSGHSFLEYCLVYWLGPLLGTMGSVLLFDKLVPLLWRKSPSLQLPLETKKRA